Proteins encoded together in one Terriglobus saanensis SP1PR4 window:
- a CDS encoding cytochrome P460 family protein, giving the protein MRVAQVLGLLLLGGLAGCEATNSRVTTTLNEDASKVNGVPGAAMHGRVITSWIDKPSSTMSTLYGNDVAVNYARKNSDAAYPAGSQLSLVTWKQTEDPRWFGGNIPAKVVSVEQVNVDATPEKKYAYMRYDGESAKSVESVAAATPNARAAFLLGQRAAVMP; this is encoded by the coding sequence ATGCGAGTAGCTCAAGTTTTAGGCCTGTTGCTGCTGGGTGGTTTGGCCGGTTGTGAGGCGACGAACTCGCGCGTTACCACGACTCTGAATGAAGATGCCAGTAAGGTAAACGGCGTACCCGGCGCGGCAATGCACGGTCGTGTGATTACCTCGTGGATCGACAAACCGAGTTCGACGATGTCGACCCTCTACGGCAACGATGTAGCCGTGAACTACGCCCGCAAGAACAGCGATGCGGCCTATCCTGCAGGGTCGCAGCTTTCTCTCGTGACCTGGAAGCAGACCGAAGATCCGCGCTGGTTTGGCGGCAATATCCCTGCCAAAGTAGTTTCCGTGGAACAGGTGAATGTGGATGCGACTCCTGAGAAGAAGTACGCATATATGCGGTACGACGGTGAATCGGCGAAGAGCGTCGAATCCGTTGCGGCGGCTACACCCAATGCGCGGGCGGCTTTCCTGCTGGGACAGCGCGCGGCGGTGATGCCGTAG
- a CDS encoding DUF2164 domain-containing protein, which translates to MAIEISKQARADAVASIQRYFQENMDEPIGDLPASLLLNFFLEEIGAVVYNKAVADAQARMQLRAADLTGELYVDEFQYWSKGAGAKRGRR; encoded by the coding sequence ATGGCCATCGAGATTTCAAAACAAGCGCGTGCCGACGCCGTCGCTTCGATCCAACGATATTTTCAGGAAAACATGGACGAGCCTATCGGCGATCTGCCTGCCAGCCTGCTGCTGAACTTCTTCCTGGAGGAGATTGGAGCCGTCGTTTACAACAAGGCAGTGGCAGACGCGCAGGCGCGTATGCAGTTGCGCGCGGCGGACCTGACGGGCGAGCTTTATGTGGATGAGTTTCAGTACTGGAGCAAAGGGGCCGGGGCGAAGAGGGGACGGCGCTAA
- a CDS encoding cupin domain-containing protein, with protein sequence MNTEAEPLLTQTDNGNMTTPEPGLRRQVMSTTNSLMLVRHLQVKGWVGARHKHPHEQLLYVIYGAIILKVENPATNVDDIFTMRKGDSLIVPGDRMHEASALEDTEVLDVFTPARDDYR encoded by the coding sequence ATGAACACCGAAGCCGAACCGCTCCTCACGCAGACCGACAACGGAAACATGACCACGCCTGAGCCCGGCCTCCGTCGGCAGGTGATGTCCACGACCAATAGCCTCATGCTCGTCCGCCATCTGCAGGTGAAGGGGTGGGTCGGCGCCCGCCACAAGCACCCGCACGAGCAGCTTCTTTATGTCATCTACGGAGCGATCATCCTTAAGGTAGAAAATCCCGCGACCAACGTGGACGACATCTTCACGATGCGCAAAGGCGACAGCCTCATCGTCCCCGGCGACCGCATGCACGAAGCCTCCGCGTTAGAAGACACCGAAGTCCTCGACGTCTTCACACCCGCGCGGGACGACTACCGATGA
- a CDS encoding DUF2442 domain-containing protein, whose translation MTSSAINSATSVRFDSDSMWVSLSDGRILGVPLAWFPRLLKATPEQRERFRISSRGLHWEAIDEDISVAGLLAGLQDQSRPHPSAA comes from the coding sequence ATGACTTCTTCGGCAATTAATTCCGCCACCAGTGTTCGTTTCGACAGCGACAGCATGTGGGTCTCGCTGAGCGACGGCCGAATTCTGGGCGTTCCGCTCGCATGGTTTCCCCGCCTGTTGAAGGCTACGCCGGAACAGCGGGAGCGGTTCCGTATCAGCAGCCGCGGCCTGCACTGGGAGGCGATCGACGAAGATATCTCCGTTGCTGGCCTTCTTGCAGGTTTGCAGGATCAATCCAGGCCGCATCCCAGCGCCGCATAG
- a CDS encoding LysE family translocator, with amino-acid sequence MNILLPILALMGIHILAVASPGPAFVATLRISMQQRRPVAISHALGIGTAAMVWATSAVFGVQIILSKAAWLYRAMEFCGGAYLLYIGVQSWRHAHSVVPGEDSGPLASQLSLAGAFLRGFSTNLSNPKVIVFFASIFAAVLNPAWPNWLRGIVLFVIFLDETGYYVALTLLLSTQKAQAAYRQGKVMIERTAGAAMCGFGGKLLYSAVRR; translated from the coding sequence ATGAACATTTTGTTGCCGATTCTGGCTCTTATGGGCATTCACATACTGGCTGTGGCTTCACCCGGACCAGCGTTTGTGGCCACGCTGCGCATCTCCATGCAGCAGCGTCGTCCGGTAGCGATCTCGCACGCGCTCGGAATCGGTACTGCGGCCATGGTCTGGGCCACCTCAGCGGTCTTTGGGGTGCAGATTATTCTGTCGAAGGCGGCATGGCTCTATCGTGCGATGGAGTTTTGCGGCGGTGCCTATCTGCTGTATATCGGCGTTCAGTCCTGGAGACACGCTCACTCGGTAGTGCCCGGAGAAGACTCCGGGCCGCTGGCGTCGCAGCTCAGTTTAGCTGGCGCGTTCCTCCGTGGTTTTTCGACGAACCTTTCGAATCCGAAGGTCATCGTCTTTTTTGCCAGCATCTTTGCCGCGGTCTTGAATCCAGCGTGGCCAAACTGGCTCCGCGGAATCGTTCTCTTCGTGATCTTTCTGGACGAGACTGGTTACTACGTCGCGTTAACCTTGCTGCTCTCGACACAAAAAGCGCAGGCTGCCTATCGGCAGGGGAAAGTGATGATTGAACGGACGGCAGGAGCCGCCATGTGTGGCTTTGGCGGCAAGCTGCTCTATTCCGCAGTCCGGCGCTAG
- a CDS encoding D-alanine--D-alanine ligase family protein, with product MAKKLRVGILFGGRSGEHEVSLRSAASILDAIDRKKYDVVPIGINKQGKWLNGPDAQNLLGGETVKQLAATAETGLSIHAAAAGTETSKLDVVFPVLHGTFGEDGTIQGLFELADVAYVGSGVLGSAAGMDKDAMKRMFAASKLPMVKHVTLLRSEWAASKRKCTTQIEAALKYPLFVKPANLGSSVGISKVHDRSELPKAMDEAARFDRKIVIEQGVGGKRGKARELEVAVLGNDTPEASVVGEIVPDREFYDYASKYDATSTSEPQIPAKITKAEAKQIREMAIRAFKACDCSGLARVDFLMDPPSATGKPAKIYLNEINTMPGFTSISMYPKLWEATGVSYRELIDRLITLGIERHDERKQTNFSIEATAQK from the coding sequence ATGGCAAAGAAACTCCGCGTAGGCATTCTCTTCGGTGGACGCAGTGGTGAGCATGAGGTCTCCCTCCGCTCCGCCGCCTCCATTCTCGACGCAATCGACCGCAAAAAGTACGACGTCGTCCCCATCGGCATCAACAAGCAGGGCAAGTGGCTCAACGGCCCGGACGCGCAGAACCTGCTCGGCGGCGAGACAGTCAAACAGCTTGCTGCCACGGCGGAGACCGGCCTCAGCATCCACGCCGCTGCTGCGGGAACGGAGACCTCGAAGCTCGACGTCGTCTTTCCCGTCCTGCACGGCACCTTTGGCGAAGACGGTACCATCCAGGGCCTCTTTGAACTGGCGGACGTGGCGTACGTCGGCTCCGGCGTCCTCGGCTCCGCCGCAGGCATGGACAAGGACGCGATGAAGCGCATGTTCGCTGCATCAAAGCTGCCCATGGTGAAGCACGTCACCCTTCTGCGCAGCGAGTGGGCTGCCTCCAAGAGAAAGTGCACCACACAGATTGAAGCCGCGCTCAAGTATCCGCTCTTCGTGAAGCCCGCAAATCTTGGCTCGTCCGTCGGCATCAGCAAGGTACACGACCGCAGCGAGCTTCCCAAAGCGATGGACGAAGCCGCGCGCTTCGACCGCAAGATCGTCATCGAGCAGGGCGTTGGCGGCAAGCGCGGCAAGGCGCGCGAGTTGGAAGTCGCCGTCCTTGGCAATGACACTCCAGAGGCCTCCGTCGTCGGTGAGATCGTCCCCGATCGCGAGTTCTACGACTACGCCTCCAAATACGACGCAACAAGCACCTCGGAGCCGCAGATTCCCGCGAAGATCACCAAGGCCGAAGCGAAGCAGATCCGCGAGATGGCCATCCGTGCCTTCAAAGCCTGCGACTGCTCCGGCCTTGCCCGCGTCGACTTCCTCATGGATCCGCCCAGCGCCACCGGCAAGCCCGCAAAGATCTATCTCAACGAGATCAACACCATGCCGGGCTTCACCAGCATCAGCATGTATCCCAAGCTGTGGGAAGCAACCGGCGTCAGCTATCGCGAACTCATCGACCGCTTGATTACACTCGGCATCGAGCGTCACGACGAACGCAAGCAGACCAATTTCTCCATCGAAGCCACAGCCCAGAAGTAG
- a CDS encoding heme-binding domain-containing protein: MALEPKTRLRLVLTAGVLFLGFVCLQFVRPPITNPPVTAEIQAPPEVKAILRNSCYNCHSNETKLAWFDQIVPAYWMVSKDVRTARAHLNFSEIGKLPEAQQKGALFEAVNEIQMGAMPLPSYRKVHPGATITPEQLAVLRNYLAPAVSAGPAKVDMAAPTANRDSDEQYAKWITASDTPLQVKPELNGIEFFPDYKNWKAISSTDRFDNHTMRQILGNDIAVKAIAENHINPWPDGAAFAKVAWAQEPDAQGAIHTGAFKQVEFMVKDSQKYASTAGWGWARWVGMDLKPYGKEANFANECIGCHNPVRKNDYVYTMPIQGGQ, encoded by the coding sequence TTGGCACTCGAACCAAAAACACGTTTACGCCTGGTTCTTACAGCGGGAGTTCTTTTCCTTGGCTTCGTTTGTCTGCAGTTTGTTCGGCCGCCGATCACGAACCCGCCCGTGACCGCAGAAATTCAGGCCCCGCCCGAGGTGAAAGCGATCCTACGGAACTCCTGCTACAACTGCCATTCCAACGAGACGAAACTGGCCTGGTTTGACCAGATTGTGCCTGCATACTGGATGGTGTCCAAGGATGTGCGCACGGCGCGGGCGCACCTGAACTTCTCCGAGATCGGGAAGTTGCCCGAAGCGCAGCAGAAGGGCGCGCTCTTTGAAGCTGTAAACGAGATCCAGATGGGTGCGATGCCGCTGCCGTCCTACCGCAAAGTCCATCCTGGAGCGACGATCACGCCGGAACAGCTTGCGGTTCTGCGGAATTATCTGGCTCCTGCGGTTTCCGCTGGCCCGGCGAAGGTCGACATGGCTGCACCGACGGCAAACAGGGATTCGGACGAGCAGTATGCGAAGTGGATCACCGCGAGTGATACGCCATTACAAGTGAAGCCCGAGCTCAACGGCATCGAGTTTTTTCCGGACTATAAGAACTGGAAAGCCATCAGTTCGACGGACCGTTTCGACAACCACACGATGCGCCAGATCCTTGGCAATGACATTGCCGTGAAGGCAATCGCAGAGAACCACATCAACCCCTGGCCCGACGGCGCGGCCTTTGCCAAGGTGGCCTGGGCACAGGAGCCGGACGCGCAGGGCGCGATCCACACGGGCGCATTCAAGCAGGTGGAGTTCATGGTCAAAGACAGCCAGAAGTACGCTTCCACCGCCGGTTGGGGATGGGCGCGCTGGGTCGGCATGGACTTGAAGCCGTATGGCAAAGAAGCGAACTTCGCCAACGAATGCATTGGCTGCCATAATCCCGTGCGCAAGAACGATTATGTCTACACGATGCCGATCCAGGGAGGCCAATAA
- the ychF gene encoding redox-regulated ATPase YchF gives MPLNCGIVGLPNVGKSTIFNALTSAKAQAANYPFCTIEPNTGVVTVPDERLAKIAALIKPKSLVPTSMEFIDIAGLVEGASKGEGLGNQFLGHIRATDAICHVVRCFDDSEIVHVAGKVDPLHDIDIINTELLLADLDTVEKRFTKVERAAKASSDAKVKAEHAMLQKLLIVLQAGRPARVADLTDEEKLLARDLFLITSKPQLYVANVDEGGLIGGNEYTAAVEKRAIEEHAQVVRICGALESEISQLEPAERDEFLKDMGLSEPGLNRLIHSAYRLLDLITYFTAGVQEVRAWTIKRGTKAPGAAGVIHSDFERGFIKADAYASDDLFALGSEQAVKEKGLLRSEGKEYVVKDGDILFFKFNV, from the coding sequence TTGCCTCTGAACTGTGGAATTGTCGGACTCCCTAACGTGGGTAAGTCCACCATCTTCAACGCCCTCACCTCGGCCAAGGCCCAGGCGGCGAACTACCCCTTCTGTACGATCGAGCCCAACACGGGCGTCGTTACCGTGCCCGATGAGCGCCTTGCCAAAATCGCCGCGCTCATCAAGCCCAAATCCCTTGTGCCTACCTCGATGGAGTTCATCGACATCGCTGGCCTGGTCGAAGGCGCCAGCAAGGGCGAAGGCCTCGGCAATCAGTTTCTCGGCCACATCCGCGCCACGGATGCCATCTGCCACGTCGTCCGCTGCTTCGACGACTCGGAGATCGTCCACGTCGCCGGGAAAGTCGACCCTCTCCACGACATCGACATTATCAACACAGAACTTCTGCTCGCAGATCTGGATACGGTCGAAAAGCGCTTCACCAAGGTGGAACGCGCGGCCAAGGCCAGCAGCGACGCCAAGGTGAAGGCCGAGCACGCCATGCTGCAGAAGCTCCTCATCGTGCTGCAGGCAGGCAGGCCCGCCCGCGTCGCCGATCTTACCGACGAGGAAAAGCTCCTCGCCCGCGATCTCTTCCTGATCACGTCGAAGCCGCAGCTCTACGTCGCGAACGTCGACGAGGGCGGCCTGATCGGCGGCAACGAATACACTGCTGCCGTTGAAAAGCGCGCCATCGAAGAGCACGCCCAGGTCGTCCGCATCTGCGGTGCGCTTGAAAGCGAAATCTCCCAGCTTGAACCGGCCGAACGCGACGAGTTTCTGAAGGACATGGGTCTCAGCGAGCCCGGTCTGAACCGCCTCATTCACTCCGCCTACCGCCTGCTGGACCTCATCACCTACTTCACCGCAGGCGTGCAGGAAGTCCGCGCCTGGACGATCAAACGTGGCACCAAGGCACCCGGCGCAGCAGGCGTTATCCACTCCGACTTCGAACGCGGTTTCATCAAGGCCGACGCCTACGCGAGCGACGATCTCTTCGCCCTGGGTAGCGAACAGGCCGTGAAGGAAAAAGGCCTCCTCCGCTCGGAAGGCAAGGAGTACGTCGTGAAGGACGGCGATATTCTCTTCTTCAAGTTCAACGTGTAG
- the vapC gene encoding type II toxin-antitoxin system VapC family toxin: MIVVDTSVWIDLLRGTENSESLWLREALGHRPIALTDLTLCEVLQGISQKRSFDNALKRLSTLKVYECCGPRMAIAAAANFQTLRRRGLTVRKTIDCLIATFCIEQKHTLLHRDRDFDAFEQHLDLKVLHP, translated from the coding sequence ATGATCGTTGTCGATACCAGTGTCTGGATAGATCTCTTGCGCGGTACGGAGAACTCGGAGTCGCTTTGGCTACGCGAGGCGCTCGGACATCGGCCCATCGCTCTGACGGATCTAACCCTGTGTGAGGTGCTTCAGGGCATCTCTCAAAAGCGAAGTTTCGACAATGCGCTGAAGCGACTGTCCACTTTGAAGGTCTATGAATGCTGTGGACCTCGAATGGCAATTGCCGCCGCTGCCAACTTTCAGACACTTCGCCGCCGAGGTTTAACGGTCCGCAAAACGATCGATTGCCTTATCGCCACCTTTTGTATCGAGCAAAAGCACACGCTCCTGCACCGCGACCGGGATTTCGATGCGTTTGAGCAGCACCTCGACCTTAAAGTTCTCCATCCCTAA
- a CDS encoding DUF4160 domain-containing protein — protein MPTVFRHLGFRFFFYANEGTPREPVHIHVDSAEGEAKFWMQPVIHVAYNDGYSARTLRQLHEIVEANRNRIERAWYDFFGN, from the coding sequence ATGCCAACCGTTTTTCGTCACCTGGGCTTCCGGTTTTTCTTCTATGCCAATGAAGGCACACCTCGCGAACCGGTGCATATCCACGTCGATAGTGCCGAGGGGGAAGCAAAATTCTGGATGCAACCCGTGATCCACGTCGCCTACAATGATGGTTATAGTGCCAGGACGCTTCGGCAACTGCACGAAATCGTGGAAGCAAACAGAAATCGCATTGAGAGAGCATGGTATGACTTCTTCGGCAATTAA
- a CDS encoding LLM class flavin-dependent oxidoreductase, which yields MEIGIDSFVQMGGPELTGAQRAKNLMEEIKLADRVGISTYGIGEHHRVEYLASSPAIFLAAAASVTEQIRLSSAVTVLSSDDPVRVFQDFATIDLISNGRAEIVVGRGSFIESYPLFGYDTKHYDELFAEKLDLLLKLRDETLVTWQGKHRSSLNGQGVWPRPVQQQLPVRLGVGGTPASFARAGLLGLPLTVAIIGGEPHRFRPMIDLYRQAWARAGHDPAKTDVSVHALGFLADTDQQAADIFWPSHKETFGRIGRERGWGPITRESFDAQLAPTAAYLIGAPETVATKLRYYDEVLGGLSQVALHMSGGGVAHADQMRSIELLGTLVGPIAG from the coding sequence ATGGAAATCGGAATCGATAGTTTCGTGCAGATGGGTGGGCCGGAGCTCACCGGCGCGCAGCGCGCCAAAAACCTGATGGAGGAGATTAAGCTTGCTGACCGCGTGGGCATTTCCACGTACGGAATCGGCGAGCACCATCGCGTGGAGTATCTCGCTTCGTCGCCTGCGATCTTTCTGGCGGCCGCCGCTTCGGTGACGGAGCAGATTCGGCTGTCGAGCGCGGTGACGGTGCTGTCGAGCGACGATCCGGTGCGCGTCTTTCAAGACTTTGCGACGATCGACCTAATCTCCAACGGACGCGCGGAGATCGTGGTGGGGCGCGGTTCCTTTATCGAGAGCTATCCGCTCTTCGGCTATGACACCAAGCACTACGATGAGCTGTTTGCGGAGAAGCTGGACCTTCTCTTGAAGTTGCGCGATGAGACGCTGGTAACCTGGCAAGGCAAGCATCGCTCGTCTTTGAACGGCCAGGGTGTTTGGCCCAGGCCGGTGCAGCAGCAGCTTCCGGTTCGTCTGGGTGTGGGTGGAACGCCTGCCTCCTTCGCACGGGCGGGGCTGCTGGGGCTGCCGCTCACGGTTGCCATTATCGGCGGCGAGCCGCATCGGTTTCGTCCGATGATCGATCTCTATCGCCAGGCATGGGCGCGCGCCGGGCACGATCCCGCGAAGACGGATGTGTCCGTGCATGCCCTGGGCTTTCTGGCCGATACGGACCAGCAGGCCGCGGATATCTTCTGGCCTTCGCACAAGGAGACCTTCGGTCGCATCGGGCGTGAACGTGGATGGGGACCGATCACGCGCGAGAGCTTCGACGCGCAGCTTGCGCCGACGGCGGCGTACCTGATCGGTGCGCCGGAGACCGTGGCCACCAAGCTGCGGTACTACGACGAGGTGCTGGGCGGCCTGAGCCAGGTGGCCCTGCACATGAGCGGCGGCGGTGTAGCGCATGCGGACCAGATGCGGTCCATCGAGTTGTTGGGCACGCTGGTCGGGCCGATTGCAGGTTAG
- a CDS encoding DinB family protein: MQRTTMIAAVLSLAAVGGIVTAQAPTSAPSGPAAEVLGAYNRVKTNAIKAAEKMPAESYGFKPHPDIRTFARVVNHISEAQVGSCGAVLGTPAADLPKVPAETATKEEVLAALKASFVLCDKAYGSTTDANLADPIKNPRGSRARITVLWGNISHDNEQYAILSDYLRDKDLTPPTSEK, from the coding sequence ATGCAGCGCACGACCATGATTGCAGCAGTTCTTTCCCTGGCTGCCGTAGGCGGTATTGTTACAGCACAAGCCCCAACAAGCGCGCCCTCTGGCCCAGCCGCCGAAGTGCTTGGCGCGTATAACCGCGTGAAGACCAACGCGATAAAAGCCGCAGAAAAGATGCCTGCGGAGAGCTATGGATTTAAACCGCATCCGGATATCCGTACCTTTGCACGCGTGGTGAACCACATCAGCGAGGCTCAGGTTGGAAGCTGCGGCGCGGTGTTAGGTACGCCTGCAGCAGATCTACCCAAGGTTCCGGCGGAGACCGCAACCAAGGAAGAAGTTCTCGCAGCCCTGAAGGCTTCGTTTGTTCTTTGCGACAAGGCTTATGGCTCGACAACGGACGCGAACCTCGCCGACCCGATCAAGAACCCCCGCGGCAGCCGTGCGCGTATCACCGTTCTGTGGGGAAATATCTCGCACGACAACGAGCAGTACGCGATTCTCAGCGACTATCTGCGCGATAAGGACCTTACGCCGCCTACGAGCGAAAAGTAG